The proteins below come from a single Gordonia pseudamarae genomic window:
- a CDS encoding mycofactocin-coupled SDR family oxidoreductase → MGRLSDKVVFITGVARGQGRSHAVRFAEEGARIIGMDICEQIPTVFYPMATREDLAETERLVKEAGGEIVTTVGDVRSREDITRALDAGLEQFGRLDTVIANAGIMPVINQGAEVQAWTDAVDVMLTGVYQVLDIAVPKLLEQGQGGSIVITSSAAGHTSMALNTLPGQAGYVAAKHGVVGLMRLYANKLAKDYIRVNTVHPSAVNTPMVANAEYGEFINSHPEVASDEAFKNPMPVEMLDAVDISNAIVFLASDEARYITGVTLPVDAGYYNR, encoded by the coding sequence GTGGGACGTTTGTCGGACAAGGTCGTATTCATCACCGGAGTCGCTCGCGGGCAGGGCCGCTCGCATGCGGTGAGGTTCGCCGAAGAGGGCGCGCGGATCATCGGCATGGACATCTGCGAGCAGATCCCCACCGTCTTCTACCCGATGGCAACCCGCGAGGACCTCGCCGAGACCGAACGCCTCGTCAAGGAGGCCGGCGGCGAGATCGTCACCACGGTGGGCGATGTGCGCAGCCGTGAGGACATCACACGCGCCCTCGACGCGGGGCTCGAACAGTTCGGCCGGCTCGACACCGTCATCGCCAACGCGGGCATCATGCCCGTGATCAATCAGGGTGCCGAGGTTCAGGCCTGGACCGACGCCGTCGACGTGATGCTGACCGGTGTGTATCAGGTGCTCGACATCGCCGTGCCGAAACTGCTGGAGCAGGGTCAGGGCGGCAGCATCGTCATCACCAGCTCCGCTGCGGGCCATACGAGCATGGCGCTCAACACGCTGCCCGGTCAGGCCGGCTACGTCGCTGCCAAACACGGCGTCGTCGGTCTCATGCGGCTGTACGCGAACAAGCTCGCCAAGGACTACATCCGCGTCAACACGGTGCACCCGTCCGCGGTCAACACGCCGATGGTCGCCAACGCCGAATACGGCGAGTTCATCAACAGCCATCCCGAGGTGGCCAGCGATGAGGCCTTCAAGAACCCGATGCCCGTCGAGATGCTCGATGCCGTCGACATCAGCAACGCCATCGTGTTCCTGGCCTCCGATGAGGCGCGCTACATCACCGGCGTCACCCTGCCCGTCGACGCGGGCTACTACAACCGCTGA
- a CDS encoding pyridoxal phosphate-dependent aminotransferase, protein MSTDSRAGRAHLVDRLVPFRATVFAEMSALAVAHNAINLGQGFPDTDGPASMLSAAVTAINGGRNQYPPGIGVPELRRAVARHQREHYGLDYNPDTEVLITVGATEAIAGAVVGLVEPGREVVMIEPYYDSYAATVAMAGGVRRTVPLIPDGDGFRLDRDRLGTAFTPDTALILVNSPHNPTGTVLSDDDLGEIARLCVEHDVVAVTDEVYEHLLFDGRTHRPLATFPGMRERTLRISGAAKTFNCTGWKVGWISGPPELVAAARAAKQFMSYVGSGPFQPAVAHALDHEMEWVADSAVRLRHQRDLLAEALREAGFGVHRSEATYFICADPRPLGFDDAAQFCRELPAAIGVAAVPVSAFVDDHDSWRHLVRFAFSKQEHVITEAADRLRAVRPAQHIS, encoded by the coding sequence ATGAGCACCGACTCGCGGGCCGGCCGCGCACATCTGGTCGACCGTCTCGTCCCGTTCCGGGCCACCGTCTTCGCCGAGATGTCGGCGCTGGCCGTCGCACACAACGCCATCAATCTGGGACAGGGTTTCCCGGACACCGACGGACCGGCGTCGATGCTGTCGGCGGCGGTCACGGCGATCAACGGCGGCCGGAACCAGTACCCGCCCGGCATCGGGGTGCCGGAGCTGCGCCGGGCCGTCGCCCGCCACCAGCGCGAGCACTACGGCCTCGACTACAACCCGGACACCGAGGTCCTGATCACCGTCGGCGCCACCGAGGCCATCGCGGGCGCCGTCGTCGGACTGGTGGAACCGGGCCGCGAGGTGGTGATGATCGAGCCGTACTACGACTCGTACGCCGCCACGGTGGCGATGGCGGGCGGGGTGCGGCGCACCGTACCGCTGATACCCGACGGCGACGGCTTTCGCCTCGATCGCGATCGTCTCGGCACGGCGTTCACCCCGGACACCGCACTGATCCTGGTGAATTCGCCGCACAATCCGACCGGCACCGTCCTCTCCGACGATGACCTCGGCGAGATCGCCCGACTGTGCGTCGAACACGACGTCGTGGCCGTCACCGACGAGGTGTACGAGCATCTGCTGTTCGACGGCCGCACGCACCGGCCGCTGGCGACCTTCCCCGGCATGCGCGAACGAACCCTTCGGATATCCGGTGCGGCCAAAACATTCAACTGCACCGGCTGGAAGGTGGGCTGGATCAGCGGTCCACCCGAGTTGGTGGCGGCGGCACGGGCGGCCAAACAGTTCATGAGCTACGTGGGTTCGGGGCCGTTCCAGCCCGCCGTCGCCCACGCCCTCGACCACGAGATGGAGTGGGTGGCCGACTCCGCCGTACGCCTGCGGCATCAACGCGACCTGCTCGCCGAGGCCCTGCGCGAGGCCGGTTTCGGGGTGCACCGGAGCGAGGCGACCTACTTCATCTGCGCCGATCCCCGACCCCTCGGATTCGACGATGCCGCACAGTTCTGCCGCGAACTCCCGGCCGCGATCGGCGTGGCGGCCGTTCCGGTCAGCGCGTTCGTCGACGATCACGACTCCTGGCGGCACCTGGTCCGGTTCGCCTTCTCCAAACAGGAACACGTCATCACCGAGGCCGCCGACCGGCTGCGCGCGGTGCGCCCTGCCCAACACATCAGTTAG
- a CDS encoding LppU/SCO3897 family protein codes for MSTPPPGYPGPHYPSGYPQSGAYPSGSSGAFGQQPGFGQQPASGQQPGYGQQPGYGQQPGYGQGYPFGQPQQPAYGQGPGFGPYPGPQPPAKKSRTGLWILLGVVVVLGGAILGGLVVVGSTGKVRDSTDVAIGDCLRVSEAGSAVKANEVECDTTDFHFTVVSKTQDRAACGDYSQLWFTRRADDASGQVLCLAPIMREGNCYQFPTIETDTALADFDDAACGSSPTVTGARVLRVETKVPSQPTCESGQVPLYLAKPTPAGYCLAEVTDEWQS; via the coding sequence GTGAGTACTCCACCGCCCGGCTACCCCGGACCGCACTATCCGTCGGGATACCCGCAGTCGGGTGCCTACCCCTCGGGGTCTTCCGGGGCGTTCGGGCAGCAACCGGGATTCGGGCAGCAACCGGCCTCTGGGCAGCAACCCGGATACGGTCAGCAGCCCGGGTACGGGCAGCAACCCGGATACGGGCAGGGCTACCCGTTCGGGCAGCCGCAGCAACCCGCGTACGGGCAGGGTCCGGGATTCGGCCCCTATCCCGGACCGCAACCGCCGGCCAAGAAGTCGCGGACCGGGTTGTGGATTCTGCTAGGTGTCGTGGTGGTGCTCGGCGGTGCGATCCTCGGCGGGCTGGTGGTGGTCGGATCCACGGGCAAGGTCCGCGACTCCACCGACGTCGCGATCGGTGACTGCCTGCGTGTCAGTGAGGCCGGCTCCGCCGTCAAGGCCAACGAAGTAGAGTGTGACACAACCGATTTTCATTTCACGGTGGTCAGCAAGACGCAGGACCGGGCCGCCTGTGGCGACTACTCGCAGCTGTGGTTCACCAGACGGGCCGACGACGCGTCCGGACAGGTGTTGTGCCTGGCACCGATCATGCGGGAGGGCAACTGCTACCAGTTCCCGACCATCGAGACCGACACCGCACTGGCCGATTTCGATGATGCCGCGTGCGGCTCGTCCCCGACGGTGACCGGTGCCCGCGTCCTGCGCGTGGAGACCAAGGTGCCCTCGCAACCGACCTGCGAATCCGGACAGGTGCCGCTCTATCTGGCAAAGCCGACACCCGCGGGATACTGTTTGGCCGAAGTGACCGACGAGTGGCAGAGCTAG